The genomic stretch GATAAGTATTCAAATGTACATATTGTCCTGgaaataatttatcatattgCTTATGTAATTCTTGATTCTTACgtgaaatttttttatataatgtattattatgtaaaacATATGAAGAAGgagaaaaatatagaaacaGATATTCTAGTGACATAATATCTTCAGATGAATAatctaataaattataatttttacattCGATATCACTTTCTAATACAATATCTATAACACCTGATATATTAAGCGGtttgaatttatatttatgtaataaacaataataacattcTAAACATTTCGCTTTAGCTAtatcatatgaatatttacGTACAGAAAAggatataattatttcttgcttctcattatttaaaaatgcaACTAGCCATAAAAAATATCCAGATAAATAAACCAATCCTTTTGgaaaattcattattttggattttttaaaaaaataatatctaGTAGTTATTAATAGGTTTATTGGATCAATTTTGTTACATAAATTTttacataaattattatctatattgtTATCTATATTGTTATCTATATTGTTATCTATATTGTTATCTATATTGTTATCTATATTGTTATCTATATTGTTATCCATACTATTATCCATactattatccatattatatTCCTTATGAGAACACATTTTGTTACATATTTGACGTTTTATTTCCTTTGGCATATAATTTAAAGCGTTCTGTTTATTTTcgctacatatatatatatttttcatctcattaaaataaataattttgcCATAGCATACTAGaaattcttcatattttttataatgatcaatatattcatttatattattataagtatTTCCTTGATTTATCATagtatttgatatattatttttattataaagaatattttttaaaaagttatgtattttatttaaatggaAAAAGAAACTCTTTCtgaataatatagataaagcTTTGGATTCAACAAAACCATAATCATTTACTgggaaaattttttttttttttttatcatcaacATCTACATATGTAAAACACCatgcttttttatattttataaaatttactCCTTTAAGTTTTGAAGTAagtattttatcttttattaaatttgtattttttcttactctttttttttttgtacattttaaaatacaaaaaattttataattaaaataggatataaaataataaggaaATATCATACACATCCATGGagtatttaatttattttcaaatattatttctaattcttttatattttcattttgttttttattattttttacttttaataaataatttttataaaaagattcaattttatttctaaaataatgatgatatttttcttctaagTTATTTAATTCTACTAGTACCCAttctgtttttatttttagaaactgaagaaatatatgtttttcttcatcattagtatatttacatgtattcatatattttaataatttatctttgtaagcaaaataattttcatcattttttattttattactattattattatgtaaaacaaagttatttttattactattattaaaaaatatatcttcttcattattttttaaattatcattatatgaaGTAACATGTTTGTCTTTTTTGTAATCTACATTCATAAAATTACAACTATTATGGTGTTTACCATTTATATCTTCTATATTTtcgtatgtatttatatcattcataattttatctttatcatataaataattatcctCTATTAAAGGAATTTCgcaatttatattattcaacgTGAGGTCAATATTATCAATacatgatttattttttgtttttgtgtTATTAGTACTATTATGAATTAGATAATtctgattattattattctcatgattatatgtatcacaattatttatatttattaaatggttccttgttgttttttttaatcctTCCTCTACATCTACATGTACATCTTTGTGTTCatcatattcttttatatcattcttttcattttcttttacatCTTTTTCTACATCTTCCtgttcctttttattatccatTTGATCTTTTTTCAAATCAGAATTGTTATCAAATGTATTATTTCTTTCCACCAAGGTATACATCATATCAACAAAATCGTTAgtatcttttattatttttgctTCTGATACTGTACacattttctttcttttatattcattattttttaatacatcaTCTGGTACATTTTGTGTATCACAAGAATACGtttcatcattttctaaTGTATTACTAAATAActtacaatttttatttttgtccATTAAGTTATCACCAGAATTATTACGTAAAAATGAATCAGTATTCATATGGTTGTTCGTATAATTCTCTCtgtcattttttctttttcccgTATTTAGagcattattttttttttcatttaataaatttgataaattattatcacacaagttattatttttagaaTAAGTTTGTTCTATGTCATCATGAAGAATATTAatagtatttttatttataatttttttttttttttcatttatagtatcattataataagaatGTTGCCTTTCATCCAgcatattactattattaccattactattattaccattactattattaccattactattattattattattatgattatttgtTACATTAAAATTTGTATTATCCCCacaatatatttctttctcTTCATTACATTTCTCATTAGTTCTTATATTTTGtactgttttttttttggggggagggattttatttttaattatttttatttcttttgtgtttttttcattatcctTAACATTATCATTGTCATCCGTAAAACATTTTTCCTTAACgttttcatcattatatatattcaagaAAGCATTTACGTATAGTATGTCTCTATTCCCATCATCATCTTGATTACCAttattcttaatattattattattattactatcttttttattgtcatataatatacctacatctttataattatcatttaaaACCTCGTTAAATTCTTCTTTTGcttttaaagaaaatgaatagGCATGTGAACTTGGATTAAGATTTTTTAATCTCCATtcaatacattttttttttgctaataaatttccatatttaaaagaagaaaaaaattttttatatctaacTCCATCTTTATACACAAAAGTTGACCATCCATTTCTGGTAGGGTCATAGCATATAcctctatatttttttccaattaatttatttgtaatttctaacattttctttaatttcattttatttatattatctttttcattGGAAATATCATTGTTCTTAGAACTATTATCTACATTTTTTGAAAtgatatcattattttggtTGATATTacaatttgtattttttatattatttatgacAAATACATTATCTTTATTAGTATTGTTATCTGAGTTATAATCATTACTATCTAAATATTCATTATGACAATTCtgtaatttttctttattattatgttcatgCAAatcatccttttttttcttcttgttGTTCTTTTTGTTATTGTTATGATGattgttcattattttttttttttcacttggatttttttttaacaaaatcGCTAACGAATGGTCATTTATTTCAGTATCATTTTTACACATatcatttgttttattaattttttcttctaataaGATATGAGAACTATTcgtttcattttcttctgttattttattatacgtattattactatccattatatttgtttgttcTATTTCTACATTtgatacattttttaattcaaaaTTTTTACAGTTTTGATAATTTAATAGATAAGAAGATGTATTATcatgtttataataattctcACTATTATTTATAAGGTCCTCATttgttaaatttattatatctgtTTCATTGATATGTATCATGTTATAATTCTTTGGATCTTCTTCAAAGGAATTCATATCTATCATTGGACTATTTATCGTGAAGTTATTAATATGgtcatacatattattatccatcatattattatcaatcatattattatcaataagGTTATTATCAATAAGGTTATTAtcaatcatattattatcaataagGTTATTAtcaatcatattattatcaataatattattaccattcatattattttcaataatattattaccattcatattattttcaataatattattaccattcatattattttcaataatattattaccattcatattattttcaataatattattttcattcatattattttcattcatattattaccatTCATGTTACTATCAATCATGTTACTATCAATCATGTTACCATCAATCATGTTACTATcaatcattttattattatccacattattatcatttatagtACAATTATTTATCAACACATTGTTattaaaaacattaaaatttttattcatatttatattcccttcattattattatctgaTATCAGttgattataattatttgatatattcgattcataatttataaaattattatttgttaaatTTACATCTtgattacataatatatttgaagaagtattattttcattttcataataatatggtcCATTCGTTAACAGGGGAAAAGAACATTCATATGAATTTCTACTATCAAATACAcgatcattaatattattattattattatcaatatttttaatataatcaaaattgttattattgttactatgaatactattattatcataaacattcatatcattaatattgttattaataatatttttatttatgttattttcatcatttaatatatttatatcataataacgTTCTTCTCTATCACTTATATATTCTCCAACAAAGTCTTTATTATCCATACTAGTATATTTATTAGGtacattatcatatatatcaaaattattTGTTTCAACATTTACCATATGATtgcttttataaatatgaggATAAATGCCTTTAATATTCTCattttgaattatattattattagatatattatatcttccgtccataatattattattataaaataaatgattaacattatttgataaatcataaccatatgtattataattcATAGGGTTCGAATGTTGttcattgtttatattatttatataattattattagatgatattacattatttttataattcatattatacatattattataaatattactattgatattattactattgatattattactattgatattattactattgatattattactattgatattattactattgatattattactattgatattattactattgatattattactattgatattattactattgatattattactattgatattattattatttatattattaccatttatattattaccatttatattattaccatttatattattaccaattatattattaccatttatattattaccatttatattattaccatttatattattattcacattattatacatattattaaacatatttatattattttcaatattgTTCATATCTACATTTATTAGTTCACCGAATTTTTCCATATTACTATTAGGTAAgagaaaattattttcttgaggaatattttttaaattatcattGCTTTCAGTTCTATTGAAttgataattattttgattacAAGTCTGCATAACGTTTTCCATAATTTCCGAGTCTGCtaacttattattattattattattattatatatattatttggtgttacaatatgattattattaaatataaaatcttcatttctttttgttcTTGGTAATAATTGATTAttaaagttttttttttttttgatattgtTGTAATATGTAAccgtattattatttaattcatttaaGATATGGTCATTATGTTGATAtgaatgtaatatataattatcatattctatcatattattataataattattagaaAGATACATTAACCTTTTTAGTATGTCATCAgttctatttatattatatataatatcatttacATCTTCATTCGAACATATACTTATATCATCTGCAATATCATTATGAGTCATTAAATTTGGTTCTTTaaaattatctttatttttaaattgatTATTAATTCGATtaaaacaattattattacttaataattcttctaacacattcttattttcattaaaattattattattaagataataattatgataataattattattattattattgaggTCATTATTATGGTTGTTGCTGCTTCCTTTccatttattatcatatgaaatatttgGTATATCCATTTGATGAGTTGAATTATCTAATTTTAAAAgattatgtaataatttatcatttatagTTAAAATGTTATccgttttttttaaattcatcATTTGGTTGTATACATCTTTTagttcatattttatattatctaatatattgaatggattttcttcataaatataattatgtatatctgattttatattattccatttattaaacaaagaattatattccaaattattatatgctaTAATTTGattgttattaatatgtatttgtttatttgtgcTAATATTGTTACTTAATTCTTTAtcgatatttatataatctatATCGTTTGTATTTTCATTTGTTGTTTCATTTGTTGTTTCATTTGtattttcatttgttttttcatttgttgTTTCATTTGTTGTttcatttgttttttcatttgttgtttcatttgttttttcatttgttgtttcatttttattttcttttgtatttttaaaattttcttcGTCttcaataatatttatattattttcatcatcacatgatattatattatcactAATACTTTCAAAGGTCCGCAAATTACTTGTTTGTATAGGATTAATAGGATgcatattatacattttttcatttatattatgatgaCCTTGTAAAATATTCTGTacgttttttttgttcattattattttattaatattattaatagatgtgataatatattcaagtttcttatttatttgaatCAACATATTtgtatccatattatttataatacgatcatcattattatgagAATTTAATGAAATGATCATTTTTTCATCTGTCGTAGGTAATGTATTACTAATAATAGGTTTATCTAATTGTATTTGTGAGTTTGAATCATTTTGGTTAGTGTctaaatttgttttttttaaattatataacctTTGATTATAACTTTCTTCATgtttatcatcatatttaatattttttttttcattttcattatgatcatataaatttaaataatcattACTTTCATTTATATCCTTCTGGATTTTATTTGGTTTCGTAATATTCATATCATTGTTTATTTGTAAcaatatattagaaaaattatatattattttttgatataccatatatattgttaaatGAAGTTTATGTAATTGTGATGCACATTTCTTACTCATAAAAAACCATATTTCGAAGGGTGGATATATAGGTGGTTGGGGTAATAGGACTGATAACAATTGtcttatatatgaatatttttcattatttgaagtatatatatttttttttgttttatcaagttttttattctttgaaaatatttcttttgcTAATATCAATATCAAATTTCGATTTCTTAAAagcttattatataataatcttaatgattcaatataataattcaaataagaaaaataattatttatattaggtatattattaaagaatCTATTcgatatatttctttttttattatataatattaattgattatttatattatttctttttaaataatctTTATAAAATACAGAAGTACTAATATCATCGTCATgctcattatcattatatatttcattattcaaattatttaataatgattGTAAATAAATACTATATAACATCTTCTTATTCAAcatatcatcatatttattattattactattattattattattgttattactattgctattactattaatgttattttttttattatctttaaatAAACTAAGTTCATATGAGTTACTtctatttgtatatttgCTTTTATTACTTAtgcaattattattatacagcGAATTTGGAAAATTAACATCCCAAGgagaattataattattatcatcactcattatattttcgccattcattttattatcaccattcattatattttctccattcattatattttctccactcattatattttctccactcattatattttctccattcattttattatcaccactcattatattttctccattcattttattatcaccacTCATTATATTTCCtccattcattttattatcaccacTCATTATATTTCCtccattcattttattatcaccacTCATTATATTTCCtccattcattttattatcaccactcattatattttctccattcatttta from Plasmodium falciparum 3D7 genome assembly, chromosome: 13 encodes the following:
- a CDS encoding AP2 domain transcription factor, putative, whose protein sequence is MQNKSEFNSTNSKEFYQDEYDNVPCHRNEYINNQHKNVDYTNNNYVHEMSLINNTENLQNSNNSNLISVKNELTQIYNNFPFTYEDVDITCKEKKNDQIKMYEKENVNIYNEQNEQNEQNDQNDQNEQNEQYEQNEQNEQNEQYEQNEQSEQNNPFFLGSYKKENDIIPCDNNIIPCNNESYNLHINKRSTNEPLPKDEYLYNDKNYEISNKNNNNNNNNNNNNNNNNNYSNNNYSNNNFSNNLYVNKHDMVNYYMKDNNEKLLNPSNFNNIYHHNEYPDNNNNCNVNSFLKNNVGENNKYNNYIVHDNMFDNINNVNCVNNNIHSESYNKPTIYKNVMNYHNKNNYDMVTYSNNNCNISNNNYEDIISPYNTYNDANCKFQNFNNYNMPMHDNYSIKKLYHNNNFYYNNNINNNHYQNNYHHNNIYNNIDTAQNINIPFLNNYNENINTGLYNNMINNNMNTQYNATPMLNQMFLNYNNDEHVKNIHNENNLSSYKNIPIVQNNTFINNEESHFIEDKKLYYNNMIDSNNMDILNYKHPIYNNMNNSVQRKEKNVKTIPSYMNNLSDQHISDKDNIVWKQTYNNINIVGDKKENIDEIYDMNINISALNKEKSNINLEKYKTDCYNSNMMGPINMDNKMNGENIMSGDNKMNGGNIMSGDNKMNGGNIMSGDNKMNGGNIMSGDNKMNGENIMSGDNKMNGENIMSGENIMSGENIMNGENIMNGDNKMNGENIMSDDNNYNSPWDVNFPNSLYNNNCISNKSKYTNRSNSYELSLFKDNKKNNINSNSNSNNNNNNNSNNNKYDDMLNKKMLYSIYLQSLLNNLNNEIYNDNEHDDDISTSVFYKDYLKRNNINNQLILYNKKRNISNRFFNNIPNINNYFSYLNYYIESLRLLYNKLLRNRNLILILAKEIFSKNKKLDKTKKNIYTSNNEKYSYIRQLLSVLLPQPPIYPPFEIWFFMSKKCASQLHKLHLTIYMVYQKIIYNFSNILLQINNDMNITKPNKIQKDINESNDYLNLYDHNENEKKNIKYDDKHEESYNQRLYNLKKTNLDTNQNDSNSQIQLDKPIISNTLPTTDEKMIISLNSHNNDDRIINNMDTNMLIQINKKLEYIITSINNINKIIMNKKNVQNILQGHHNINEKMYNMHPINPIQTSNLRTFESISDNIISCDDENNINIIEDEENFKNTKENKNETTNEKTNETTNEKTNETTNETTNEKTNENTNETTNETTNENTNDIDYINIDKELSNNISTNKQIHINNNQIIAYNNLEYNSLFNKWNNIKSDIHNYIYEENPFNILDNIKYELKDVYNQMMNLKKTDNILTINDKLLHNLLKLDNSTHQMDIPNISYDNKWKGSSNNHNNDLNNNNNNYYHNYYLNNNNFNENKNVLEELLSNNNCFNRINNQFKNKDNFKEPNLMTHNDIADDISICSNEDVNDIIYNINRTDDILKRLMYLSNNYYNNMIEYDNYILHSYQHNDHILNELNNNTVTYYNNIKKKKNFNNQLLPRTKRNEDFIFNNNHIVTPNNIYNNNNNNNKLADSEIMENVMQTCNQNNYQFNRTESNDNLKNIPQENNFLLPNSNMEKFGELINVDMNNIENNINMFNNMYNNVNNNINGNNINGNNINGNNIIGNNINGNNINGNNINGNNINNNNINSNNINSNNINSNNINSNNINSNNINSNNINSNNINSNNINSNNINSNNINSNIYNNMYNMNYKNNVISSNNNYINNINNEQHSNPMNYNTYGYDLSNNVNHLFYNNNIMDGRYNISNNNIIQNENIKGIYPHIYKSNHMVNVETNNFDIYDNVPNKYTSMDNKDFVGEYISDREERYYDINILNDENNINKNIINNNINDMNVYDNNSIHSNNNNNFDYIKNIDNNNNNINDRVFDSRNSYECSFPLLTNGPYYYENENNTSSNILCNQDVNLTNNNFINYESNISNNYNQLISDNNNEGNINMNKNFNVFNNNVLINNCTINDNNVDNNKMIDSNMIDGNMIDSNMIDSNMNGNNMNENNMNENNIIENNMNGNNIIENNMNGNNIIENNMNGNNIIENNMNGNNIIDNNMIDNNLIDNNMIDNNLIDNNLIDNNMIDNNMMDNNMYDHINNFTINSPMIDMNSFEEDPKNYNMIHINETDIINLTNEDLINNSENYYKHDNTSSYLLNYQNCKNFELKNVSNVEIEQTNIMDSNNTYNKITEENETNSSHILLEEKINKTNDMCKNDTEINDHSLAILLKKNPSEKKKIMNNHHNNNKKNNKKKKKDDLHEHNNKEKLQNCHNEYLDSNDYNSDNNTNKDNVFVINNIKNTNCNINQNNDIISKNVDNSSKNNDISNEKDNINKMKLKKMLEITNKLIGKKYRGICYDPTRNGWSTFVYKDGVRYKKFFSSFKYGNLLAKKKCIEWRLKNLNPSSHAYSFSLKAKEEFNEVLNDNYKDVGILYDNKKDSNNNNNIKNNGNQDDDGNRDILYVNAFLNIYNDENVKEKCFTDDNDNVKDNEKNTKEIKIIKNKIPPPKKKTVQNIRTNEKCNEEKEIYCGDNTNFNVTNNHNNNNNSNGNNSNGNNSNGNNSNMLDERQHSYYNDTINEKKKKIINKNTINILHDDIEQTYSKNNNLCDNNLSNLLNEKKNNALNTGKRKNDRENYTNNHMNTDSFLRNNSGDNLMDKNKNCKLFSNTLENDETYSCDTQNVPDDVLKNNEYKRKKMCTVSEAKIIKDTNDFVDMMYTLVERNNTFDNNSDLKKDQMDNKKEQEDVEKDVKENEKNDIKEYDEHKDVHVDVEEGLKKTTRNHLININNCDTYNHENNNNQNYLIHNSTNNTKTKNKSCIDNIDLTLNNINCEIPLIEDNYLYDKDKIMNDINTYENIEDINGKHHNSCNFMNVDYKKDKHVTSYNDNLKNNEEDIFFNNSNKNNFVLHNNNSNKIKNDENYFAYKDKLLKYMNTCKYTNDEEKHIFLQFLKIKTEWVLVELNNLEEKYHHYFRNKIESFYKNYLLKVKNNKKQNENIKELEIIFENKLNTPWMCMIFPYYFISYFNYKIFCILKCTKKKRVRKNTNLIKDKILTSKLKGVNFIKYKKAWCFTYVDVDDKKKKKIFPVNDYGFVESKALSILFRKSFFFHLNKIHNFLKNILYNKNNISNTMINQGNTYNNINEYIDHYKKYEEFLVCYGKIIYFNEMKNIYICSENKQNALNYMPKEIKRQICNKMCSHKEYNMDNSMDNSMDNNIDNNIDNNIDNNIDNNIDNNIDNNIDNNLCKNLCNKIDPINLLITTRYYFFKKSKIMNFPKGLVYLSGYFLWLVAFLNNEKQEIIISFSVRKYSYDIAKAKCLECYYCLLHKYKFKPLNISGVIDIVLESDIECKNYNLLDYSSEDIMSLEYLFLYFSPSSYVLHNNTLYKKISRKNQELHKQYDKLFPGQYVHLNTYQTYEITNNDLIDNNIKCANAEMVSNIYNDKLYQDDKNKFISPRNEQNILGTMIYNNQEEYHDVNMDQINKNKEEPITNITKNISNDLSPLIYDHQNITYKKNDKKSIPLCFSDDEEAKEINDKIKKKKDINLNCMSNLHNEISKKSANINITNHNINVQMNDSMNGHLVDEKIHMDNKNNTNKIDNNINNIHNINNIHNNNNSCSSCCFYVKHVNRESDNGNSENLFTSKTFQDTYKQTYINNDYYKNILNKNICFFFDNNIQDIYLKKYYDELFNEKSNEDENIKNEHILFKRIDKKEENIGIFILLNCQWLSDSFVNNVNQIETKYADIYSFKNYLNTCEEVYNWKHKKNFIKDCAEISKKFPRIVGVHYDSYATAWVVNCSFNKKRHDKKFSVKTFGFLQARKLAIEYRERWIQLKAFHRLNNLKKKTEKL